In one Nocardioides sp. NBC_00368 genomic region, the following are encoded:
- a CDS encoding 1,4-dihydroxy-2-naphthoate polyprenyltransferase: MANSAQWLQGARPRTLPAALAPVIAGTGVAAYAGELVWWKALLALVVALALQVAVNYANDYSDGIRGTDDERVGPLRLTGSGVAAASSVKRAAFIAFGVAAVAGLVLAVTSAWWLVVVGLVCMIAAWYYTGGSHPYGYAGLGEVMVFVFFGLVAVVGTTFVQTQTWEWGALWAGVGIGAITSALLVANNLRDIPGDTESGKITLAVRLGDARTRWLYVALVAVAAVSVVLVALTTSWWALLGLGFVVVAAQGVRTVLDRANLGPRLIPVLQQTGLATLVWGLLVGVPLLFA; encoded by the coding sequence GTGGCAAACTCCGCTCAGTGGCTCCAGGGAGCCCGTCCTCGCACACTCCCCGCCGCGCTCGCGCCGGTCATCGCCGGCACAGGGGTGGCTGCGTACGCAGGTGAGTTGGTCTGGTGGAAGGCGCTGCTCGCCCTCGTCGTTGCCCTCGCGCTGCAAGTCGCGGTCAACTACGCCAACGACTACTCCGACGGGATCCGCGGGACCGACGACGAGCGCGTAGGGCCGCTGCGGCTCACCGGCTCGGGCGTCGCGGCGGCGTCCTCGGTCAAGCGAGCAGCGTTCATCGCCTTCGGCGTCGCCGCCGTGGCGGGGCTGGTGCTGGCGGTGACCTCAGCCTGGTGGCTGGTCGTGGTCGGCCTGGTCTGCATGATCGCCGCCTGGTACTACACCGGCGGCTCGCACCCCTACGGCTACGCCGGCCTCGGCGAGGTCATGGTCTTCGTCTTCTTCGGTCTCGTCGCGGTCGTCGGCACCACCTTCGTCCAGACGCAGACCTGGGAGTGGGGCGCGCTGTGGGCCGGCGTCGGCATCGGCGCCATCACCTCCGCCCTCCTCGTCGCCAACAACCTCCGCGACATCCCCGGTGACACCGAGTCCGGGAAGATCACCCTCGCCGTACGCCTCGGCGACGCGCGGACCCGCTGGCTCTACGTCGCCCTCGTGGCCGTCGCCGCCGTCTCGGTCGTGCTCGTGGCCCTGACGACGTCCTGGTGGGCGCTGCTCGGCCTCGGGTTCGTCGTGGTCGCCGCTCAGGGCGTCCGCACCGTCCTCGACCGCGCCAACCTCGGCCCGCGGCTCATCCCCGTCCTTCAGCAGACGGGGCTGGCCACGCTGGTATGGGGGCTGCTCGTCGGCGTACCTCTGCTGTTCGCCTGA
- the mmsB gene encoding multiple monosaccharide ABC transporter permease, with the protein MNALLNTLRGNVRQYGMIIALAAIVILFQISTEGVLLKPLNVSNLVVQNAQILILAIGMVIVIVARHIDLSVGSVAAFVGAASAIMMTQYDFPWWLAVFLGLLIGTAIGAWHGFWVAYVGIPAFIVTLASMLLFRGLTLVVLKGATVGGLPEQFKAIGNGFLPEIGPDTGFHNLTLLIAVAAVAVLIVLEVRRRSAQVAYNFDVLPFPLFVVKLALLTIVIMYFAYLLADARGLPIVGLILGGLIVVYTFIMNKTVFGRHVYAIGGNVDAATMSGVNTKRVDFLVMMNMGLLSGLAGLVTTARLTAANPKAGVNFELDAIAAAFIGGAAVTGGVGTVVGAIIGGLVMGVLNNGMSLLGVSIDWQQAIKGLVLLLAVAFDVWNKRRTAGSGGAGAESAEPSAPPPDKLAEEIEAMEAELSVDSNDSPKT; encoded by the coding sequence ATGAATGCCCTGCTCAACACGCTGCGCGGGAACGTCCGCCAGTACGGGATGATCATCGCTCTGGCGGCGATCGTCATCCTCTTCCAGATCTCGACCGAGGGCGTGCTGCTCAAGCCGCTCAACGTCTCGAACCTGGTCGTCCAGAACGCCCAGATCCTGATCCTGGCCATCGGCATGGTGATCGTGATCGTGGCGCGCCACATCGACCTCTCGGTCGGCTCCGTGGCCGCCTTCGTGGGCGCCGCCTCGGCGATCATGATGACCCAGTACGACTTCCCGTGGTGGCTGGCCGTCTTCCTCGGCCTGCTGATCGGCACCGCGATCGGTGCCTGGCACGGCTTCTGGGTGGCGTACGTCGGGATCCCGGCGTTCATCGTCACGCTGGCCTCGATGCTGCTCTTCCGCGGTCTGACCCTGGTCGTCCTCAAGGGTGCGACCGTCGGTGGTCTGCCGGAGCAGTTCAAGGCGATCGGCAACGGCTTCCTGCCGGAGATCGGGCCGGACACCGGGTTCCACAACCTGACGCTTCTCATCGCTGTCGCCGCCGTCGCGGTGCTCATCGTGCTCGAGGTGCGGCGTCGGTCGGCTCAGGTCGCGTACAACTTCGACGTGCTGCCCTTCCCGCTCTTCGTGGTGAAGCTGGCGCTGCTGACGATCGTGATCATGTACTTCGCCTACCTGCTCGCCGACGCGCGCGGCCTGCCGATCGTCGGCCTGATCCTGGGCGGCCTGATCGTGGTCTACACGTTCATCATGAACAAGACCGTCTTCGGCCGGCACGTCTACGCGATCGGCGGCAACGTCGACGCGGCGACGATGTCCGGCGTCAACACCAAGCGGGTCGACTTCCTGGTCATGATGAACATGGGTCTGCTCTCGGGCCTCGCGGGCCTGGTCACGACCGCCCGTCTGACCGCGGCCAACCCCAAGGCCGGTGTTAACTTCGAGCTCGACGCGATCGCCGCCGCCTTCATCGGTGGTGCGGCCGTGACCGGCGGTGTCGGCACCGTCGTCGGCGCGATCATCGGTGGTCTCGTCATGGGTGTCCTCAACAACGGCATGTCGCTGCTCGGTGTCTCCATCGACTGGCAGCAGGCCATCAAGGGCCTCGTGCTCCTGCTCGCCGTCGCCTTCGACGTGTGGAACAAGCGCCGTACCGCCGGCTCCGGTGGCGCCGGTGCCGAGTCGGCCGAGCCCAGCGCACCGCCGCCCGACAAGCTGGCCGAGGAGATCGAGGCCATGGAGGCCGAGCTCAGCGTCGACTCCAACGACTCGCCGAAAACCTGA
- the mmsA gene encoding multiple monosaccharide ABC transporter ATP-binding protein, whose translation MSSPILEMRGITKEFPGVKALSDVNLVVNRGDIHAICGENGAGKSTLMKVLSGVYPHGTYSGDIVFEGETAKFANIRQSEAAGIVIIHQELALIPELSIAENIFLGNETAKRGIIDWGRANRDAIDLLARVGLRENPLTPVKNLGIGKQQLVEIAKALSKEVKLLILDEPTAALNDDDSQHLLALLEGLKEKGITSIMISHKLNEIEQIADEITIIRDGQSIETLSVAAGGVDEDRIIRGMVGRDLENRFPDHTPTIGDVLFEVRDWTVMHPQDSHREVIRQANLSVRAGEIVGIAGMMGAGRTELARSIFGRSYGSRTSGSLVLEGKELHLNTVTQAIEAGIAYVSEDRKGLGLNLIDDIKTSVTAAALNKLRRGLVVDEHKEVVVAEGYRKNLNIKAPSITAGVGKLSGGNQQKVVLSKWMYTDPKLLILDEPTRGIDVGAKYEIYGIIQELARSGRGVLVISSELPELLGLCDRIYTLAEGVITHEFDRSEATQESLMRYMTADARK comes from the coding sequence ATGAGCTCACCGATCCTGGAGATGCGCGGCATCACCAAGGAGTTCCCCGGCGTCAAGGCGCTCTCCGACGTCAACCTCGTCGTCAACCGCGGCGACATCCACGCGATCTGCGGTGAGAACGGCGCCGGCAAGAGCACCCTGATGAAGGTGCTCAGCGGGGTCTACCCCCACGGCACCTACAGCGGCGACATCGTCTTCGAGGGCGAGACCGCGAAGTTCGCCAACATCCGGCAGAGCGAAGCCGCCGGCATCGTGATCATCCACCAGGAGCTCGCCCTCATCCCCGAGCTCTCGATCGCGGAGAACATCTTCCTCGGCAACGAGACCGCCAAGCGCGGCATCATCGACTGGGGCCGCGCCAACCGCGATGCGATCGACCTGCTCGCCCGGGTCGGCCTGCGGGAGAACCCGCTGACCCCGGTGAAGAACCTCGGCATCGGCAAGCAGCAGCTGGTCGAGATCGCCAAGGCGCTCTCGAAGGAGGTCAAGCTCCTCATCCTCGACGAGCCGACCGCCGCCCTCAACGACGACGACTCCCAGCATCTCCTCGCGCTCCTGGAGGGGCTGAAGGAGAAGGGGATCACCTCGATCATGATCAGCCACAAGCTGAACGAGATCGAGCAGATCGCCGACGAGATCACCATCATCCGCGACGGTCAGAGCATCGAGACCCTCTCGGTCGCCGCCGGCGGCGTGGACGAGGACCGGATCATCCGCGGAATGGTCGGCCGTGACCTGGAGAACCGCTTCCCCGACCACACCCCCACCATCGGGGACGTGCTCTTCGAGGTGCGCGACTGGACCGTCATGCACCCGCAGGACAGCCACCGCGAGGTCATCCGTCAGGCCAACCTGTCCGTGCGAGCCGGGGAGATCGTCGGCATCGCCGGGATGATGGGCGCGGGACGTACGGAGCTGGCGCGGTCGATCTTCGGCCGCTCCTACGGCTCCCGGACCTCCGGCTCGCTGGTGCTGGAGGGCAAGGAGCTGCACCTCAACACGGTCACCCAGGCGATCGAGGCCGGCATCGCGTACGTCTCGGAGGACCGCAAGGGCCTCGGGCTCAACCTCATCGACGACATCAAGACCTCGGTCACCGCGGCGGCGCTGAACAAGCTGCGGCGCGGGCTGGTCGTCGACGAGCACAAGGAGGTCGTGGTCGCCGAGGGCTACCGCAAGAACCTCAACATCAAGGCGCCGTCGATCACCGCCGGGGTCGGCAAGCTCTCCGGCGGCAACCAGCAGAAGGTGGTGCTGTCCAAGTGGATGTACACCGACCCGAAGCTGCTGATCCTCGACGAGCCGACCCGAGGCATCGACGTCGGTGCCAAGTACGAGATCTACGGGATCATCCAGGAGCTCGCCCGCAGCGGTCGCGGCGTACTAGTGATCTCCTCCGAGCTGCCCGAGCTGCTCGGTCTGTGTGATCGCATCTACACGCTCGCCGAGGGCGTGATCACCCATGAGTTCGACCGCTCAGAGGCCACCCAGGAGTCCCTGATGCGCTACATGACCGCGGACGCGAGGAAGTAA
- the chvE gene encoding multiple monosaccharide ABC transporter substrate-binding protein has protein sequence MRKVLTTITAAALALGLAACGGGDGGEGGDKGTVGVAMPTKSSERWIADGNNIKKQLEAEGYKVDLQYAEDDIPTQVSQVENMVTKGVDVLVVAAIDGTALGEVLETAESQDIPIISYDRLIRDTEAVDYYSTFDNFQVGVQQATSLVEGLKAKGKGPYNVELFGGSPDDNNATFFWDGAMSVLEPLIKSGEIVIPSGQTEFDQAAILRWDPATAQKRMEDILTKTYASKKVQGVLSPYDGLSLGIIAALKGNGYTTADLPVVTGQDAEVQSVKSINAGEQYSTIFKDTRELAKVTVDMIVAVGAGEEPEVNDTETYDNGKKVVPSYLLDPVVVTKDDVTKVLVDSDYYTADEIK, from the coding sequence GTGCGCAAGGTACTCACCACGATCACCGCGGCGGCGCTTGCGCTCGGCCTGGCGGCATGCGGTGGCGGCGACGGCGGCGAAGGCGGCGACAAGGGCACCGTCGGTGTAGCCATGCCGACCAAGTCCTCGGAGCGCTGGATCGCAGACGGCAACAACATCAAGAAGCAGCTCGAGGCCGAGGGCTACAAGGTCGACCTCCAGTACGCCGAGGACGACATCCCGACCCAGGTCTCCCAGGTCGAGAACATGGTCACCAAGGGCGTCGACGTCCTGGTGGTCGCGGCCATCGACGGCACCGCGCTCGGCGAGGTGCTCGAGACCGCGGAGTCGCAGGACATCCCGATCATCAGCTACGACCGCCTCATCCGCGACACCGAGGCCGTCGACTACTACTCGACCTTCGACAACTTCCAGGTCGGCGTGCAGCAGGCCACCTCGCTCGTCGAGGGCCTGAAGGCCAAGGGCAAGGGCCCCTACAACGTCGAGCTCTTCGGTGGTTCGCCCGACGACAACAACGCCACCTTCTTCTGGGACGGCGCCATGTCGGTGCTCGAGCCGCTGATCAAGTCCGGCGAGATCGTCATCCCCTCCGGTCAGACGGAGTTCGACCAGGCCGCGATCCTGCGCTGGGACCCCGCCACCGCGCAGAAGCGGATGGAGGACATCCTCACCAAGACGTACGCCTCGAAGAAGGTCCAGGGCGTGCTCTCGCCCTACGACGGCCTCTCGCTCGGCATCATCGCGGCTCTCAAAGGCAACGGTTACACCACCGCCGACCTCCCGGTCGTGACCGGTCAGGACGCCGAGGTGCAGTCGGTCAAGTCGATCAACGCCGGTGAGCAGTACTCCACGATCTTCAAGGACACCCGCGAGCTCGCGAAGGTGACCGTCGACATGATCGTCGCCGTCGGTGCGGGCGAGGAGCCCGAGGTCAACGACACCGAGACCTACGACAACGGCAAGAAGGTCGTTCCGTCCTACCTCCTCGACCCGGTCGTGGTCACCAAGGACGACGTCACCAAGGTGCTCGTCGACTCCGACTACTACACCGCCGACGAGATCAAGTAG
- a CDS encoding maltokinase N-terminal cap-like domain-containing protein yields MSIVHKATLTPTKKEIFGAWLATQSWCEGELTGTIGSYRFDDPAGRVGIECVLLEVGESVVHLPVTYREAPLDGAEDFLMATTEHSALGTRYVYDACADPVAVHVLLAAALTGATQEPMDIYDQGRLVERRDTVVTAAGTGSWSRHAVPHFDGVTIRSHGAESRVEAGSYVVVVKRVVDGSDADGTESIQVTWPDGAGALVGVRHR; encoded by the coding sequence ATGTCGATCGTTCACAAGGCCACGCTCACCCCGACGAAGAAAGAGATCTTCGGCGCCTGGCTCGCCACCCAGTCGTGGTGCGAGGGTGAACTGACCGGGACGATCGGCTCCTACCGGTTCGACGACCCGGCGGGAAGGGTCGGGATCGAGTGCGTGCTCCTCGAGGTCGGCGAGTCCGTCGTCCACCTCCCGGTCACCTACCGTGAGGCGCCGCTCGACGGCGCCGAGGACTTCCTGATGGCGACCACCGAACACTCGGCGCTCGGGACCCGCTACGTCTACGACGCCTGTGCCGACCCGGTGGCGGTCCACGTCCTGCTGGCCGCCGCGCTGACCGGGGCGACCCAGGAGCCGATGGACATCTACGACCAGGGCCGCCTGGTCGAGCGGCGCGACACCGTCGTCACCGCAGCCGGCACCGGCTCGTGGTCGCGCCACGCGGTGCCCCACTTCGACGGCGTCACCATCCGCTCCCACGGCGCCGAGTCGCGCGTCGAGGCCGGCAGCTACGTGGTTGTCGTGAAGAGAGTCGTCGACGGCTCCGACGCCGACGGCACGGAGTCGATCCAGGTCACCTGGCCGGACGGCGCCGGAGCGCTGGTCGGCGTACGTCACCGCTGA
- a CDS encoding DUF4229 domain-containing protein — MKEFWIYTGLRLLSLVATFGIVAGIWSLVAGEVDIFLSVIVAFVISGVLSFFVLDPQRRAFAEKVEARAAKAVEAARAKEDAEIDTAADTEADTPSNGEGDSHKVS, encoded by the coding sequence ATGAAAGAGTTCTGGATCTACACCGGCCTGCGGCTGCTGTCGCTGGTCGCCACCTTCGGCATCGTGGCGGGCATCTGGTCGCTCGTCGCGGGCGAGGTCGACATCTTCCTCTCGGTGATCGTGGCGTTCGTGATCAGCGGCGTACTCTCGTTCTTCGTGCTCGACCCGCAGCGGCGGGCCTTCGCCGAGAAGGTCGAGGCCAGGGCCGCGAAGGCGGTCGAGGCCGCCCGCGCCAAGGAGGACGCCGAGATCGACACCGCGGCCGACACCGAGGCCGACACCCCCTCGAACGGCGAAGGCGATAGCCACAAGGTCTCCTGA
- the ccsB gene encoding c-type cytochrome biogenesis protein CcsB, which produces MSDHTWGVLSNQAITAAGVVYFLALLCALVEWSAWQSRARAAVAAKELVGAGAPADETAAEPNAADAVREQRAALFGRLSLLLTGIAVVCHFGALVARGMAADPNRVPWGNMYEFTISGSFVVAAAYVVLHRRLKLAWMAPWVLGFTVVVLMLAVVGLYEPVAPLTEALNSYWLVIHVIAAIIATGGFTLGGIAAVAYLLKSRFPDAALLARVPELDALDRVSYRIHAFAFPVWTFGVLISGPIWAHEAWGSYWNWDPKEVWAFITWVVYAGYLHARATAGWKGKKAAIVALIGLATLWFNFIGINYFSSTSQHSYAAPAAPAVVELTEGASR; this is translated from the coding sequence ATGTCTGACCACACCTGGGGCGTTCTCAGCAACCAGGCCATCACGGCCGCCGGGGTCGTCTACTTCCTGGCGCTGCTCTGCGCGCTGGTCGAGTGGTCGGCCTGGCAGTCGCGCGCCCGGGCTGCGGTCGCGGCGAAGGAGCTCGTCGGCGCCGGCGCTCCGGCGGACGAGACCGCTGCCGAGCCGAACGCTGCCGATGCCGTACGCGAGCAGCGGGCCGCCCTCTTCGGACGCCTCAGCCTGCTGCTGACCGGGATCGCGGTCGTGTGCCACTTCGGGGCGCTGGTCGCCCGCGGGATGGCCGCCGACCCGAACCGGGTGCCGTGGGGCAACATGTACGAGTTCACGATCTCGGGCTCGTTCGTGGTGGCGGCTGCGTACGTCGTCCTGCACCGGCGTCTGAAGCTGGCCTGGATGGCGCCGTGGGTGCTCGGGTTCACCGTCGTGGTGCTGATGCTGGCCGTCGTCGGGCTCTACGAGCCGGTCGCGCCGCTGACCGAGGCGCTCAACTCCTACTGGCTGGTCATCCACGTCATCGCCGCCATCATCGCCACCGGCGGGTTCACGCTGGGCGGCATCGCGGCGGTGGCGTACCTGCTGAAGTCGCGCTTCCCCGACGCCGCCCTGCTGGCGCGGGTGCCCGAGCTGGACGCCCTCGACCGGGTCTCCTACCGGATCCACGCGTTCGCGTTCCCGGTGTGGACCTTCGGCGTGCTGATCTCCGGGCCGATCTGGGCGCACGAGGCCTGGGGATCCTACTGGAACTGGGACCCCAAGGAGGTCTGGGCGTTCATCACCTGGGTCGTCTACGCGGGCTACCTGCACGCGCGCGCGACCGCCGGCTGGAAGGGCAAGAAGGCCGCGATCGTCGCGCTGATCGGCCTCGCCACGCTGTGGTTCAACTTCATCGGCATCAACTACTTCTCGTCCACCTCGCAGCATTCGTACGCAGCGCCCGCGGCCCCGGCTGTTGTCGAGCTCACTGAGGGAGCCTCACGATGA
- the resB gene encoding cytochrome c biogenesis protein ResB, giving the protein MSAAKEDEGYERRARRAERDNVYRPGELNARELARWGWRQLTSMRTALILLLLLALAAVPGSLIPQDGVDSLKADQWREAHTTLTPIYEKLGLFNVYSTPWFAAIYLLLMVSLVGCIIPRCLVYAKAMRAQPPATPAKLTRLPDSASYVTDQEPEEVLAAARKQLRGYRLRKTESSSGADGDSVSAEKGYLREAGNLVFHMSLIIVLVAFATGSLFGYKGGVIVLVGEEYGFANELSQYDDFKPGSLFAPEDLDDFSFKIDDFKAEWLTTGAGAGTARGFNSKIRYTAGTSEEKTYDLKVNHPLTIGGTDVFLLAHGYAPVITVRDGEGNVAYSGPTIFLPQSQNLLSFGVVKAPYASPEELGFQGLFYPFEGTVDGEPVNLMGDIGDGSHAMLSLQGFRGDLNLDAGPQSVYALDTSKANMMSPDESGKAFNLRLGETVELPDGLGSVSFDDVQQWNRVQISKSPGKEWALLGVSLALVGLLGSLFIRPRRVWVRARRADGGTLVEIAALDRSGGGDTAAVVTDLVEALRGARTQEEKDV; this is encoded by the coding sequence GTGAGCGCAGCGAAGGAAGACGAGGGTTACGAGCGCCGCGCCCGTCGCGCGGAGCGCGACAATGTATACCGCCCGGGCGAGCTGAACGCTCGCGAGCTGGCGCGCTGGGGCTGGCGCCAGCTGACCTCGATGCGTACGGCACTGATCCTGCTTCTGCTGCTCGCGCTCGCGGCCGTGCCGGGGTCGCTGATCCCGCAGGACGGCGTCGACTCGCTCAAGGCCGACCAGTGGCGCGAGGCGCACACGACGCTGACGCCGATCTACGAGAAGCTCGGCCTCTTCAACGTGTACTCGACGCCGTGGTTCGCGGCCATCTACCTGCTGCTGATGGTCTCGCTCGTCGGCTGCATCATCCCGCGCTGCCTGGTCTACGCGAAGGCCATGCGCGCTCAGCCGCCGGCGACGCCGGCCAAGCTGACCCGGCTGCCCGACTCCGCCTCGTACGTCACCGATCAGGAGCCGGAGGAGGTCCTCGCCGCCGCGCGCAAGCAGCTCCGCGGCTACCGCCTCCGCAAGACCGAGTCGTCTTCCGGGGCAGACGGTGATTCCGTCTCGGCGGAGAAGGGCTATCTCCGCGAGGCCGGCAACCTGGTCTTCCACATGTCGCTGATCATCGTGCTGGTCGCGTTCGCGACCGGCAGCCTGTTCGGCTACAAGGGTGGCGTGATCGTGCTGGTGGGGGAGGAGTACGGCTTCGCCAACGAGCTCTCGCAGTACGACGACTTCAAGCCCGGCTCGCTCTTCGCCCCTGAGGACCTCGACGACTTCAGCTTCAAGATCGACGACTTCAAGGCGGAGTGGCTGACCACCGGCGCGGGTGCCGGGACCGCACGCGGGTTCAACTCGAAGATCCGCTACACGGCGGGCACGAGCGAGGAGAAGACCTACGACCTGAAGGTCAACCACCCGCTGACCATCGGCGGGACCGACGTCTTCCTGCTGGCCCACGGCTACGCGCCGGTGATCACGGTGCGCGACGGCGAGGGCAACGTCGCCTACTCCGGCCCGACGATCTTCCTCCCGCAGAGCCAGAACCTGCTCTCCTTCGGGGTCGTGAAGGCGCCGTACGCCTCGCCCGAGGAGCTCGGCTTCCAGGGGTTGTTCTACCCGTTCGAGGGCACGGTCGACGGGGAGCCGGTCAACCTGATGGGCGACATCGGCGACGGCTCGCACGCGATGCTCTCGCTGCAGGGTTTCCGCGGCGACCTCAACCTCGACGCCGGGCCGCAGTCGGTCTACGCGCTCGACACGTCCAAGGCCAACATGATGTCGCCCGACGAGTCGGGGAAGGCGTTCAACCTGCGCCTGGGCGAGACCGTCGAGCTGCCCGACGGGCTCGGTTCGGTCTCGTTCGACGACGTCCAGCAGTGGAACCGGGTGCAGATCTCGAAGTCGCCCGGCAAGGAGTGGGCGCTGCTCGGTGTCTCCCTCGCCCTGGTGGGTCTGCTCGGGTCGCTCTTCATCCGTCCGCGGCGAGTGTGGGTTCGCGCCCGCCGAGCCGATGGGGGCACACTGGTCGAGATCGCCGCCCTCGACCGCTCCGGCGGCGGGGACACCGCTGCCGTTGTCACCGACCTCGTCGAGGCACTACGAGGCGCGCGAACACAGGAGGAGAAGGATGTCTGA
- a CDS encoding cytochrome c biogenesis CcdA family protein, whose amino-acid sequence MTDWFASTAGSGSLMLAIPIALLAGFLSFVSPCTLPMLPGYLSYATGLSGTDLASGDVRRGRMLAGSLLFMAGFSLVFVLLGLAAGGIAFKLVAFQETGTKILGVLSIIMGIAFMGFIPLLQRDVKFHKVPAVGLAAAPLLGFLFGLAWTPCTGPTLGVILTLAYDQGTVARGGLLLAVYALGLGIPFVLVAVMWRRATVTLDWFRRHTRAITIIGGVVMILIGIAMLTGWWDNGMQWLQVQVVQRWEGIAL is encoded by the coding sequence GTGACGGACTGGTTCGCGAGCACCGCCGGGAGCGGGTCGCTGATGCTGGCCATCCCGATCGCGCTGCTGGCCGGGTTTCTCTCGTTCGTCTCGCCGTGCACGCTGCCCATGCTGCCGGGCTATCTCTCCTATGCGACGGGCCTGTCCGGCACCGACCTCGCCTCCGGCGACGTACGCCGCGGCCGGATGCTGGCGGGGTCCCTGCTCTTCATGGCCGGATTCTCTTTGGTCTTCGTGCTGTTGGGGCTTGCCGCGGGCGGGATCGCCTTCAAGCTGGTCGCGTTCCAGGAGACCGGCACCAAGATCCTTGGTGTGCTCTCGATCATCATGGGGATCGCGTTCATGGGCTTCATCCCGCTGCTCCAGCGCGACGTGAAGTTCCACAAGGTGCCGGCCGTCGGGCTGGCCGCGGCGCCGCTGCTCGGCTTCCTCTTCGGGCTCGCGTGGACCCCGTGCACCGGGCCAACGCTCGGGGTCATCCTCACCCTCGCCTACGACCAAGGCACCGTCGCGCGCGGCGGTCTGCTGCTCGCGGTCTATGCCCTAGGGCTCGGCATCCCGTTCGTGCTCGTCGCTGTGATGTGGCGCCGGGCCACTGTCACGCTGGACTGGTTCCGCCGCCACACCCGCGCGATCACGATCATCGGCGGCGTCGTGATGATCCTGATCGGGATCGCCATGCTCACCGGCTGGTGGGACAACGGCATGCAATGGCTCCAGGTCCAGGTCGTGCAACGCTGGGAGGGCATCGCACTGTGA
- a CDS encoding TlpA family protein disulfide reductase produces the protein MKFGGLVLTVVMVGLLAACGQNGTNEAGYISGDGRTQEIPVADRGEPVELTGETLEGKPFDLADTRGKVTVLNVWWTGCAPCRKEMPMLQAAYEELGDEVAFVGLNTRDASAAQGLAFERHYGVEYPSVYSPDGAAVLALKGSLAPRAIPATAILDTEGRVAALIRGEIPSARTLDELISTAGKTS, from the coding sequence ATGAAGTTTGGTGGCCTCGTCCTCACCGTGGTGATGGTGGGGCTGCTGGCCGCATGCGGGCAGAACGGCACGAACGAAGCCGGCTACATCTCCGGCGACGGCCGCACCCAGGAGATCCCGGTCGCCGACCGCGGCGAGCCGGTCGAGCTGACCGGCGAGACCCTCGAGGGCAAGCCGTTCGACCTCGCCGACACCCGTGGCAAGGTCACGGTGCTCAACGTGTGGTGGACCGGCTGCGCGCCGTGCCGCAAGGAGATGCCGATGCTCCAGGCCGCCTATGAGGAGCTGGGTGACGAGGTCGCCTTCGTGGGGCTCAACACCCGCGACGCCTCGGCCGCCCAGGGGCTGGCGTTCGAGCGGCACTACGGCGTCGAGTACCCGTCGGTCTACTCGCCCGACGGTGCCGCCGTCCTCGCCCTGAAGGGGTCGCTGGCGCCCCGCGCCATCCCGGCCACCGCGATCCTCGACACCGAGGGGCGCGTGGCCGCGCTGATCCGCGGCGAGATCCCGTCGGCACGTACGCTCGACGAGCTCATCTCGACAGCGGGGAAGACGTCGTGA